One Rosa chinensis cultivar Old Blush chromosome 3, RchiOBHm-V2, whole genome shotgun sequence DNA window includes the following coding sequences:
- the LOC112191636 gene encoding uncharacterized protein LOC112191636 isoform X1, with product MARNLRVQQSLLVVRKLLPGSRPLALIPTSQSSPLAVQKKSSPLALQIYRPLSTISGHVAHDEASVPVDSLIRFLPLTSSYTAQYDYILKAIRDDCLNVVCCFYAGSPPMHLPLIVQAFVERFPHVKIYHFLIFTLRQNNDTYEAAMRMLNVTRTPLFHFFRNGKKVDQLVGESIVLLDKTLKNLYNIRELDTQAKEVADHKGAVGWSESKVSASLE from the exons ATGGCGAGAAATCTGAGGGTGCAACAGTCTCTACTTGTTGTTCGTAAGCTGCTTCCTGGATCCAGACCCCTAGCCCTAATCCCAACCTCCCAATCATCTCCACTTGCTGTTCAAAAGAAATCATCTCCACTTGCTCTTCAAATTTACAGACCCTTGTCCACTATTTCAGGTCATGTCGCACATGATGAAGCATCGGTACCTGTTGATTCTCTAATTCGCTTTTTACCCTTAACCTCGAGCTACACTGCTCAATATGATTACATACTGAAGGCAATCCGAG ATGACTGTTTGAATGTGGTCTGCTGCTTCTATGCGGGGAGCCCACCTA TGCACTTACCTCTAATCGTTCAAGCTTTCGTGGAGAGATTCCCACATGTAAAAATATATCATTTTCTCATTTTTACTCTGCGTCAG AATAATGACACTTATGAGGCTGCTATGAGAATGTTGAATGTTACCAGAACA CCGTTGTTCCATTTCTTTCGAAATGGTAAAAAGGTTGATCAGCTAGTTGGTGAATCCATCGTGCTCTTGGACAAGACTCTTAAAAACCTTTACAA CATTCGAGAACTTGACACACAAGCTAAGGAAGTTGCAGATCATAAAGGAGCTGTTGGATGGAGTGAGAGCAAAGTGTCCGCCTCGTTGGAGTGA
- the LOC112191636 gene encoding uncharacterized protein LOC112191636 isoform X2, which yields MARNLRVQQSLLVVRKLLPGSRPLALIPTSQSSPLAVQKKSSPLALQIYRPLSTISGHVAHDEASVPVDSLIRFLPLTSSYTAQYDYILKAIRVHLPLIVQAFVERFPHVKIYHFLIFTLRQNNDTYEAAMRMLNVTRTPLFHFFRNGKKVDQLVGESIVLLDKTLKNLYNIRELDTQAKEVADHKGAVGWSESKVSASLE from the exons ATGGCGAGAAATCTGAGGGTGCAACAGTCTCTACTTGTTGTTCGTAAGCTGCTTCCTGGATCCAGACCCCTAGCCCTAATCCCAACCTCCCAATCATCTCCACTTGCTGTTCAAAAGAAATCATCTCCACTTGCTCTTCAAATTTACAGACCCTTGTCCACTATTTCAGGTCATGTCGCACATGATGAAGCATCGGTACCTGTTGATTCTCTAATTCGCTTTTTACCCTTAACCTCGAGCTACACTGCTCAATATGATTACATACTGAAGGCAATCCGAG TGCACTTACCTCTAATCGTTCAAGCTTTCGTGGAGAGATTCCCACATGTAAAAATATATCATTTTCTCATTTTTACTCTGCGTCAG AATAATGACACTTATGAGGCTGCTATGAGAATGTTGAATGTTACCAGAACA CCGTTGTTCCATTTCTTTCGAAATGGTAAAAAGGTTGATCAGCTAGTTGGTGAATCCATCGTGCTCTTGGACAAGACTCTTAAAAACCTTTACAA CATTCGAGAACTTGACACACAAGCTAAGGAAGTTGCAGATCATAAAGGAGCTGTTGGATGGAGTGAGAGCAAAGTGTCCGCCTCGTTGGAGTGA